The following nucleotide sequence is from Ahniella affigens.
GCGAGCCTGCGCGCCCGACTCAAGCGACACGTCAATGACGGCGGTCTGCTCGCAACGGAGACACGCTACCCCGGCCACGATGACCGGCCCGTCTACCTGCACGTGCTGCACGGTTGGGGCGGCGGCGCTGAACAGTTCGTGCTCGACTTCGCACGCGCCCGGGCATCGGAGCATCACTTGCTTTTGCGCAGCCATGGCGATGTCGGCCGCAAGTCATATGGCGAGGCGATCAGCTTGGCGTTGATCGAACGTGACCAAGTGCGGGAGCTCGGCCGCTGGCCGCTGGCGCCCGCGATTGCCGACACGGTTCTGGAGCATCCCGCGTACCGGGCAAGGTTGCAGCAGTTGGTCGCCGCTTATGGGGTCGGTCGAATACTCGTGTCGTCGCTGATCGGCCACAGCCTGGATGCGCTCCGCCTCAACCGTCCGACCCTGTTCATCAGCCACGATTACTATCCGTTCTGGCCCATTCTGCATCAGAACTTCGACGCGCCCGACGTCGATGACCAAGCGCAATCGCTGCGGACGGCGTTACAACAGTGCCAACATCCGTTCGCCGCGAACACCGCAGACTACTGGCTGACATTGCGCAATGCCCTGGTCGAAACGTTAGCCGAGCAGTCGATCAAGGGCGTGGTGCCAAGCGCCAGTGTCGCGCGCAATCTCCAGCGAATTGCGCCTACCCTGCCCACGCCAAGCCTGATCGAGCACGGTCATTCGCCATTTGCCGAATCGCGCGCCGTCACGCCGCATGGCGGCAGCAGCCTGCGGATCCTGATTTTGGGACGCATCAATGGCGGCAAGGGTGAATGGCTGCTCAAGCACGTCCTGCCACGTGTGACCAAAGACCACAGCGTTTGGTTGATTGGCTGCGGCCGGCCGGGCATGCAGTACTTCGGTCAGCGCAACGTACATGTCCAGTTGAACTATGAACGCAGCGAACTGCCCGCCCTGCTAGCCACGGTGCAACCTGACCTTGCCCTGATGCCGGTCAGCGTCGCTGAGAGCTTCAGCTTCACGCTGAGCGAGCTGTGGTCACTCCGTATTGTCCCGGTTGCAAGCCGCATGGGCAGTCTGGCCGAGCGCATTCGCGATGACCAGACGGGTATTCTGTTTGATCCTGATGCCGATTCGCTGCTGCAAACCATCAACGCGCTGGAACACGATCGCCAACGGTTGGACCGCATTCGAAAAAACTTAGCGACGCTCCGCCTCCGCGATTTGGAAGCGATGCGCCAGGACTACGACGCCCGCTTCGGTGCGCCCTGCCCCATCGCGATTGCCGCCGCCAGTTTTGATGCGTCAGCGCCTGATCTGCTGCAGTTCGTGTCTGAGCAGTACTTGCGTGAATCCGCGCAACGCCAGCACTGGCAGACTCAGGCCGCGGCCCTGGCTGCCGAATCCAAACGGCGTGCCGAATGGGGTTTTGATCTGGATCGCCAGGTCGGCCAACTGACACGCGCCCGCGATCAAGCCTTGGCGACGATCGTGGACAAAGATCGCGCGCTTGCCGATCGCGAGCACTGGGTCGACGAATTGGAGACCGAGCGCGCGCGCCTGGCTGAACTGCTGCAAGACGAACAACGACAACTGCGTGATGCCCATGCTGGCTGGTCCAAAGAAGTGGACCGTCTCGAAGCCGAGCGCTCTCGCTTTGAGCGCGAGCTGAATAGCGTGTATCAATCGACTTCCTGGAAACTGACCCGCCCCATGCGCCTTTTGATGTCCAAAGCCCGCGCCTGGCGCAGCCGTCTGGGCTATGCCATCCAACGCACCCTTGGCAATTGGCGCCGCCTGCAGGGTTACTGGCAACGCCATGGCGTCTCGGCGACGCTGGATCGTGCCCGCCAGGAATTCACCAGTGCCGAACCCAAGCTGCAACCGATCCTGCCTGCCGAACCGGTTGCGGTGGCGATGACCGACCTCCTTTTCCCGGCGCACGACACCGCCCCGGACGTCAGCATCATCATTCCGGTCTACAACAAGTTTGCTTACACCGCCGCGTGCCTCGCATCGGTCCAGAACGTGGGCGCGACGCGATCGTTTGAAGTGATCGTGGTAGACGACGGATCGAGCGACGAAACCGAAGCGCAGTTGCGCACCGTTCCGGGGCTCCGTTATCACCGCAACGCCCAGAACCTAGGCTTCGTTGGGGCCTGCAATGCCGGCGCCGAGCGGTCACGAGGCACCTATCTCGTGTTCCTGAACAACGATACGGTGGTGTGTCCGGGTTGGCTCGACGCGCTGATCGACACGTTTGAGAAGCATGAGCGCGTCGGGTTGGTCGGCGCCAAGCTCGTCTACCCGGACGGCCGGCTGCAGGAAGCCGGCGGCATCATCTTCGCTGACGGCTCCGGCTGGAACTATGGGCGGTTTGGTGATCCCGCCAATCCTGCGTTCAATTATGTTCGTGAGGTGGACTACTGTTCGGGCGCGGCGATCGCGATCACGACCGACTTGTTCCGCATGCTCGGTTGCTTTGACCAGCGCTATGCACCCGCCTACTACGAGGACACCGATCTGGCGTTCAAGGTTCGCGAGCATGGCCAAAGAGTGATGTACCAACCAGGGTCGACGGTGATCCATTTCGAAGGCATCACGTCGGGCACCGACACCAGTAGCGGTACGAAGCGTTATCAGGTCATCAATCAGGCCAAGTTTCTCGAACGGTGGCAGTCGGTACTGCCCGCCCAGCCACAACCTGGCAGCGACATCGACGTTGCGAAAGAGCATCGGATCAAGGGCCGGATCCTGGTGATCGATGCGACCACACCTGAACCAGATAAGGATTCTGGTTCGGTGCGGCTCGTGAATCTGCTGAAGAGCATGGTCGAACTCGGTTACAAACCCACGTTCTTTGCCGAGAACCGCCTCTACCTCAACGGATACAGCGACGCCCTCGAGGCGTTGGGCGTCGAAGTGCTGCATGGCAACTGGCTTGACCCCATTACCTTGCTCCGGAGTCAGGGCAACCGCTTTCAGGCCATTCTGGTCAGCCGCCATTATGTGCTACAGCCCTTGCTGAAGCTGATTCGCGAGTATGCGCCCCGCGCCCGCCTGATTTTTGACACGGTCGATTTGCACTATCTGCGCGAGCGCCGGGCGGCCGAGCTGGAACAAAAGCCGGACATGCTGCGCGCTGCCGCGAGAACGCAGTTGGCTGAGCTCAGACTGATTCGCGCGAGCGACATCACACTGGTCGTCAGCCCCGTCGAGAAAACGCTTCTGGCACAAGAAGTTCCAGAGGCCCGGGTCGAAGTGCTGTCCAACGTCCACGAGGTCGCCGGGCCTGGGCCCGCTTACGCAGAACGGCACGACCTGTACTTCGTGGGCGGCTTTCAGCATACGCCCAATGTCGACGCGGTCACGTGGTTCGTGCAGTCCATTTGGCCGCTGATCGTGCCGGAATTGCCCGGAGTACGTTTTCACATTGTCGGCAGCCGAATGCCCGACAGCATCCGCGCGCTGGCCAGCGAGACCGTCGAGGTCGCGGGCTTTGTACCCAGCATGGAGCCGTACCTGAACGGCTTTCGGTTGTCGGTCGCGCCACTCCGGTACGGTGCGGGCGTCAAGGGCAAGGTCAACCAGAGCATGGCTCATGGGCAACCCGTGGTTGCCACGACCATCGCCGCAGAGGGCATGAACCTCCAGCATGAACGGGACGTTCTGATTGCCGACGCGGCCGAGGCGTTTGCCCGCGCCGTGATTCGTCTGTATCGCGACGAAACCCTGTGGAAACAGTTGGCCGCCAACGGCCTGGCCAACATCGAGCGCCATTTTTCGACCGAAACCGCCAAGTTGACACTGAGAAATCTGCTGCCAACATAAGCTTGGTATCAAGCCAGGAATCGGCGCCCATTCATGTTTGAGCCGCGGTCAACGTCCGCACTGCTGCCTTCCCACTCGCGGGTCTCTGTGCTTGCTGGCCACGGCTGGTTCGCCTTTTGCCCATGTTGCCATTCTTCACCTGCGGTACCACGGCGCTTTCGCGTGGATTGTGGGTGCCGTCACAATCACGACATCCGGTCCGCCGATAGCATGGCGGTGCGATGATGGCCAACAGTCAGGACCCCGTGAACTCCGGCAACATAGTTCCGTTCTCGCGTACCGCTACAGAAACGGAAGGCCTGCGTGAACGCTGCGCTGTTCGGGTTCTGGAAGCGATTCGCGAGACGCTCGACAAACTCTACTCGGACGCGCTCCAGGCGGGCGACGACGCCCTGTTTGATCGGGCCGAAAAAGCCTTCAACTCGTCTCAGCAAGCTGACTTCTTCGATACCATGCGGCGGCTGCGGCTCGCCAAACCGGATCTGGCTGGGCGGGCGCTGAGTGCATGCAAGCAAGAGATCGAACTCTGCTTTCGCGTGGGTCGGGCGGCTAGCAAGGCTTACGCTGCAAAGACCAGTCTGGATGAACTGGCGCTCGTCGACGCCGACACCATTGAGTCCGATATTGCCATCACGACCGCTGCCACCCGTGCCCGCTCCAAGTTTTCTCGCGAGTGGCAGCAGTTGGAACTGCGTATCGACGGAATCTTCTCGGGTCAGCCCGAGACCGACACCGCTGGTCGCCGTTTTGGACCAGAGGTCATCGCCGAAGCGTTCGGAAAAGCAGTCCAACAGTTCGAGTGTTCGATCGAAATCCGACTCACGCTGCTCAAGTTCATGGAGCGCGAGCTCGTTCAGCATTCCGAAGCGTTGCTACAACTGACCCACCAAGCGCTCACCGATTGCGGCGTTGCCCAACCGGCTGCCTATGTTCCGACCTTTCGGCCGCTGCGCGGCCCAGCAGGTCCGGCAACACCGGGCGGGCTGTCGGCCAACCCAGGTTTGACTGGCGCCGGCGCAGTTGGCGGGATTCAACCACCAGGCGCCATGATGCCGCTCAGCGCCCAAGAGCTCGATCCGGCGCTCGGCCGCAGCATGCAAGAGTTCCTGAGTGGATTTTCGGCGTTGCCGGCCGGCGCGGTCGGCGGCGCGATGGTTGGTGGCGCAGGTGCGGCCTACCCTGAAGCCAACATTGGCGACGTGCTTCGCGCCCTGAGCAGTCTGGACCATAAGTTCAAGATGCTAGATCAGGCGATGCCGGTTGGCGGTGACGTGGCGTCCGCCCTGCGCGAACAACTGACTGTTGGCGCTGACGGCAGTGCGAC
It contains:
- a CDS encoding glycosyltransferase, whose translation is MSPTRPLGIAVFGHAVPESLTRQLATGRFAGVPVKTLPFLPPDVVAAPLEIREHVRLLRADWPAHDILLLSAVAVFPDTALSRIDAARALLPECAVLSPLCTGLASLNPLAPGLVLSAEYAALDRLLAHIAPGEVLPVETFQTACSVWTPGAETAANPDCYALANCLIDEPRERWVGQCIPDDWRELPPENRLASLRARLKRHVNDGGLLATETRYPGHDDRPVYLHVLHGWGGGAEQFVLDFARARASEHHLLLRSHGDVGRKSYGEAISLALIERDQVRELGRWPLAPAIADTVLEHPAYRARLQQLVAAYGVGRILVSSLIGHSLDALRLNRPTLFISHDYYPFWPILHQNFDAPDVDDQAQSLRTALQQCQHPFAANTADYWLTLRNALVETLAEQSIKGVVPSASVARNLQRIAPTLPTPSLIEHGHSPFAESRAVTPHGGSSLRILILGRINGGKGEWLLKHVLPRVTKDHSVWLIGCGRPGMQYFGQRNVHVQLNYERSELPALLATVQPDLALMPVSVAESFSFTLSELWSLRIVPVASRMGSLAERIRDDQTGILFDPDADSLLQTINALEHDRQRLDRIRKNLATLRLRDLEAMRQDYDARFGAPCPIAIAAASFDASAPDLLQFVSEQYLRESAQRQHWQTQAAALAAESKRRAEWGFDLDRQVGQLTRARDQALATIVDKDRALADREHWVDELETERARLAELLQDEQRQLRDAHAGWSKEVDRLEAERSRFERELNSVYQSTSWKLTRPMRLLMSKARAWRSRLGYAIQRTLGNWRRLQGYWQRHGVSATLDRARQEFTSAEPKLQPILPAEPVAVAMTDLLFPAHDTAPDVSIIIPVYNKFAYTAACLASVQNVGATRSFEVIVVDDGSSDETEAQLRTVPGLRYHRNAQNLGFVGACNAGAERSRGTYLVFLNNDTVVCPGWLDALIDTFEKHERVGLVGAKLVYPDGRLQEAGGIIFADGSGWNYGRFGDPANPAFNYVREVDYCSGAAIAITTDLFRMLGCFDQRYAPAYYEDTDLAFKVREHGQRVMYQPGSTVIHFEGITSGTDTSSGTKRYQVINQAKFLERWQSVLPAQPQPGSDIDVAKEHRIKGRILVIDATTPEPDKDSGSVRLVNLLKSMVELGYKPTFFAENRLYLNGYSDALEALGVEVLHGNWLDPITLLRSQGNRFQAILVSRHYVLQPLLKLIREYAPRARLIFDTVDLHYLRERRAAELEQKPDMLRAAARTQLAELRLIRASDITLVVSPVEKTLLAQEVPEARVEVLSNVHEVAGPGPAYAERHDLYFVGGFQHTPNVDAVTWFVQSIWPLIVPELPGVRFHIVGSRMPDSIRALASETVEVAGFVPSMEPYLNGFRLSVAPLRYGAGVKGKVNQSMAHGQPVVATTIAAEGMNLQHERDVLIADAAEAFARAVIRLYRDETLWKQLAANGLANIERHFSTETAKLTLRNLLPT